From Chrysiogenia bacterium, one genomic window encodes:
- a CDS encoding SUMF1/EgtB/PvdO family nonheme iron enzyme, with protein sequence MSDDAAGMKECWNCGDDIPVDAEVCETCGVSQNRGEGGETTGGGETTGGGDRALDIGDVFADRYEIRGISPDGGIGIVYKVHDREIEVALALKVIRGDLFPDDQSRKDLRGAIKKARRFLHKNAIRLYESGDDGGAAYYTMEFVGGINLRKLLQVRADAHQNFTLEEAAPIVEQLGAVIDAGHAQGLRHGDIKPENIVILPEGLKLSEFGIVSVLPAAKQVEIQEAQGTAAYLAPEIAAGGDVGPRADIYSVGVILFEMLTGRLPEDGAKIASEYNESLSSAIDDLIERCLNADPSKRPATVSEIFSALVEQPVEAEEAPAAAEPEPEPPAPEPEPEPPVPEPEPEPEPEPEPEPEPEPPAPEPEPEPEPPAPEPEPEPAPPPPPPPPAEPAPAPAQAAPPPSSSGGDSFSLPELPEQKKGAPIGLIIGIIVLIAGIAGAVMFMGGGDESAPVAKVEQTQPAETEKPKPVASKPKGAEPPPPAPKVDPEAERRKAEEEAARKEREAELAAQRAEEDARRREAEEQRRKEAAAKAAAAAAAARSKCPEGMIEVPGTSFKMGSAKDDSARDAWEKPLVSTSIKGYCIDQYEFPNKKGETPRASVSYDQARALCSARKKRLCTEEEWEHACKGKSGGRYPYGSQFSGASCNTKDSAGNPRTLAPSGQFGACKSDLGVFDMSGNLKEWTSSQWSDVVKDKVVRGGSFSRPDWGTRCAFRENFQETHIDVQIGFRCCADY encoded by the coding sequence GTGTCCGACGACGCAGCAGGCATGAAAGAGTGTTGGAACTGCGGGGATGACATCCCTGTAGATGCCGAGGTGTGTGAAACCTGCGGCGTTTCCCAAAACCGTGGCGAGGGTGGCGAGACCACCGGCGGCGGCGAGACCACCGGGGGAGGCGACCGCGCCCTCGATATCGGCGACGTGTTTGCCGATCGCTACGAGATCCGCGGGATCAGTCCCGACGGCGGCATCGGCATTGTCTACAAGGTCCACGACCGGGAAATCGAGGTCGCCCTCGCACTCAAGGTCATCCGCGGCGACCTCTTTCCCGACGACCAGTCCCGAAAAGACCTGCGCGGCGCCATCAAGAAAGCGCGCCGCTTCCTGCACAAGAACGCCATCCGTCTCTACGAGTCAGGCGATGACGGCGGTGCCGCCTACTACACGATGGAATTCGTGGGCGGCATCAATCTGCGCAAGCTGCTGCAGGTCCGCGCCGACGCCCACCAGAACTTCACCCTCGAGGAAGCCGCGCCCATTGTCGAGCAGCTCGGCGCCGTAATCGACGCAGGGCATGCCCAGGGCCTGCGCCACGGGGACATCAAGCCTGAAAACATCGTGATTCTGCCCGAAGGCCTCAAACTCTCGGAGTTCGGAATCGTCTCGGTTCTTCCGGCTGCGAAGCAGGTTGAGATCCAGGAAGCGCAGGGAACCGCAGCCTACCTGGCGCCGGAGATTGCCGCCGGTGGGGATGTGGGGCCGCGCGCCGACATCTATTCGGTGGGCGTGATTCTCTTCGAGATGCTTACCGGGCGCCTTCCCGAGGATGGCGCCAAGATCGCAAGCGAATACAACGAATCGCTCTCGTCGGCGATCGACGACCTGATCGAGCGTTGCCTGAATGCCGACCCCTCAAAACGTCCGGCGACGGTAAGCGAGATTTTCAGCGCACTGGTCGAGCAGCCCGTCGAGGCGGAAGAAGCCCCGGCCGCCGCGGAACCCGAGCCTGAACCGCCGGCTCCCGAACCGGAGCCAGAGCCACCAGTTCCTGAGCCGGAACCTGAACCTGAACCTGAACCGGAGCCAGAGCCAGAGCCAGAGCCTCCTGCTCCCGAGCCCGAGCCGGAACCGGAGCCACCGGCGCCAGAGCCCGAGCCGGAACCTGCGCCGCCACCTCCTCCGCCTCCGCCGGCGGAGCCGGCACCCGCGCCTGCCCAGGCGGCGCCTCCACCTTCAAGTTCAGGTGGAGACAGCTTCTCCCTGCCGGAGCTGCCCGAGCAGAAGAAGGGTGCGCCCATCGGTTTGATCATCGGTATCATCGTACTGATTGCCGGTATTGCCGGCGCGGTGATGTTCATGGGCGGCGGGGACGAATCGGCACCGGTCGCCAAGGTGGAACAAACCCAGCCTGCCGAGACCGAGAAGCCCAAGCCCGTTGCGAGCAAGCCCAAGGGCGCCGAACCACCGCCCCCCGCACCGAAGGTCGATCCCGAGGCCGAGCGTCGGAAGGCTGAAGAAGAAGCTGCCCGCAAGGAACGTGAAGCCGAGCTCGCCGCGCAACGCGCCGAGGAAGACGCGCGCCGCCGCGAGGCGGAAGAACAACGCCGCAAGGAGGCGGCCGCGAAGGCTGCAGCGGCGGCGGCAGCCGCGCGCTCCAAGTGCCCCGAGGGCATGATCGAAGTGCCGGGGACCTCCTTCAAGATGGGCAGTGCCAAGGACGATTCGGCCCGCGATGCGTGGGAGAAGCCGCTGGTGAGCACCTCGATCAAGGGCTACTGCATCGACCAGTACGAATTCCCCAACAAGAAGGGGGAGACCCCGCGCGCGAGCGTCAGCTACGACCAGGCACGGGCACTGTGCTCGGCCCGCAAGAAGCGTCTTTGCACCGAGGAAGAGTGGGAACATGCCTGCAAGGGCAAGTCCGGCGGGCGTTATCCCTACGGCTCCCAGTTCAGCGGGGCATCCTGCAATACCAAGGATTCCGCCGGGAATCCGCGCACCCTGGCGCCAAGCGGCCAATTTGGCGCTTGCAAGAGCGATCTGGGCGTGTTTGATATGAGTGGCAACCTCAAAGAGTGGACCTCCAGTCAGTGGTCGGACGTGGTCAAGGACAAGGTGGTTCGCGGCGGAAGCTTCAGCCGTCCCGACTGGGGAACGCGCTGCGCCTTCCGTGAGAATTTCCAGGAAACGCACATCGACGTGCAGATCGGGTTCCGTTGTTGCGCAGACTACTGA
- the shc gene encoding squalene--hopene cyclase, giving the protein MNAGTNRAANLEERRGPVSGERSNIEDRLPKALERAKEYLFSLQDEEGYWWAELEANTTLTSEYVYLMHMLDRVDPEREQKCINELFAEQRPDGGWWIHEGGKSDLSTTVEAYVALKMMGVDTEDERMVKARKLIIELGGVEKARVFTKIHFAFMGLWDYRGTPVLPAWVMMLPRKFFMSIYQMSSWARSCVVPLVVLLDKKPVWKPKRDIEIDELYANGKENIDHNWGFTDKLVTWHNFFVVMDHILRFLDNRGLVPFRKRSLKAAEKWVLQHQDDEGDWGGIIPAMAYSLLALKALDYERDHPSMRGGWQAIERFGMERDDKFRLQSCVSPVWDTALAIWALQDAGVSGDDERLQKGARWLLDKQVQHYGDWSVKNEDGKPGGWSFEFFNRYYPDCDDSSAVMLAINGIDLGKDNDYRDASIRRAREWVLSMQCKEGGWGAFDVDNDQKLWNEIPFADLKAMLDPNTPDLTGRVIEMLGEAGRDCSDPVVARGVEYLLNSQEEDGSWYGRWGVNYIYGTWAVLCGLVQVGMPKDHPAIKRGVAFLESVQNKDGGWGESCDSYDVRHFVPHTSSASQTAWAVMGLVAAGRADSIAVARGVRWLLDNQEKEGCWNEEQFTGTGFPSHFYIRYHLYRDCFPAMALGHYGKALRGGH; this is encoded by the coding sequence ATGAACGCAGGAACCAATAGAGCAGCCAATCTTGAAGAGCGCCGCGGACCCGTCTCGGGCGAGCGCTCCAATATCGAAGATCGCCTGCCCAAGGCGCTTGAGCGGGCCAAAGAATACCTGTTTTCACTCCAGGACGAGGAGGGCTACTGGTGGGCCGAACTCGAAGCCAACACCACGCTGACCTCTGAATACGTCTACCTCATGCACATGCTCGACCGCGTCGATCCCGAACGCGAGCAGAAGTGCATCAACGAGCTTTTTGCGGAGCAGCGCCCCGACGGCGGCTGGTGGATTCACGAAGGCGGCAAGAGCGACCTCTCCACCACGGTGGAGGCTTATGTGGCGCTCAAGATGATGGGTGTCGACACCGAAGACGAGCGCATGGTGAAGGCCCGCAAGCTCATCATCGAACTCGGCGGCGTCGAAAAGGCCCGCGTCTTCACCAAGATCCACTTTGCCTTCATGGGCCTCTGGGATTATCGCGGCACGCCGGTGCTTCCGGCCTGGGTGATGATGCTTCCCAGGAAGTTCTTTATGAGCATCTACCAGATGAGTTCGTGGGCGCGCTCGTGCGTCGTCCCGCTCGTCGTGCTTCTGGACAAGAAGCCCGTGTGGAAGCCCAAGCGCGACATCGAGATCGATGAGCTCTATGCCAACGGCAAGGAAAACATCGACCACAACTGGGGCTTTACCGACAAATTGGTAACCTGGCACAACTTCTTTGTGGTGATGGACCACATCCTGCGCTTCCTCGACAACCGCGGGCTGGTCCCCTTCCGCAAGCGCTCGCTCAAGGCGGCCGAGAAGTGGGTGCTTCAGCACCAGGACGACGAAGGCGACTGGGGCGGCATCATCCCGGCCATGGCCTATTCGCTGCTGGCGCTCAAGGCCCTCGACTACGAACGCGACCACCCGAGCATGCGCGGCGGCTGGCAGGCCATCGAGCGCTTCGGTATGGAGCGCGATGACAAGTTCCGCCTGCAGTCATGTGTCTCTCCCGTGTGGGACACGGCGCTGGCCATTTGGGCCCTGCAGGACGCCGGTGTGAGCGGCGATGATGAGCGCCTTCAGAAGGGCGCGCGCTGGCTGCTCGACAAACAGGTTCAGCACTACGGCGACTGGAGTGTGAAGAACGAGGACGGAAAGCCCGGCGGCTGGTCCTTCGAATTCTTCAACCGCTACTACCCCGACTGCGACGATTCCTCGGCGGTGATGCTCGCCATCAACGGCATCGACCTGGGCAAGGACAATGACTACCGCGACGCCTCGATTCGCCGCGCGCGTGAGTGGGTCCTCTCCATGCAGTGCAAGGAAGGCGGCTGGGGCGCTTTCGACGTCGACAACGACCAGAAGCTCTGGAACGAGATCCCCTTCGCCGACCTCAAGGCGATGCTCGATCCCAACACGCCGGACCTGACGGGCCGCGTGATCGAGATGCTCGGCGAAGCGGGGCGCGACTGCAGCGACCCGGTCGTCGCCCGCGGCGTCGAATACCTGCTCAATTCGCAGGAAGAAGACGGCTCGTGGTACGGGCGCTGGGGTGTGAACTACATCTACGGCACCTGGGCGGTGCTCTGCGGCCTGGTGCAGGTAGGGATGCCCAAGGACCACCCGGCCATCAAGCGCGGCGTGGCCTTCCTGGAGAGCGTCCAGAACAAGGACGGCGGCTGGGGCGAGTCCTGCGACAGCTACGATGTGCGCCACTTCGTGCCCCACACCTCCTCTGCCTCCCAGACTGCCTGGGCCGTCATGGGTCTGGTGGCGGCCGGCCGCGCCGACTCCATCGCGGTGGCCCGGGGGGTGCGCTGGTTGCTCGACAATCAGGAGAAGGAAGGCTGCTGGAACGAGGAGCAGTTCACCGGAACGGGCTTCCCCTCCCACTTCTACATCCGTTATCACCTCTACCGGGACTGCTTCCCGGCCATGGCGCTCGGCCATTACGGCAAGGCGCTGCGCGGCGGGCATTGA
- a CDS encoding insulinase family protein: protein MIKNTLYRALIALLALPLLSGCLSSINTPGPIGEGDPSPGQRPDWARQLPAHTHAYELSNGLRLVVFENHASEIVTMDTWVGVGSADEVDANNGVSHFLEHLLFKGTERFGPRELDRRLESLGARINAATSDDYTHYYVTVSSKHFEQALDMHADMMLNAALPPDEIDHERKVVIEEINRANDNPRRKLYIAMQEKLFAGHPYHRDTLGPPSNIAEIPREDIVGYYQKWYVPENMTVVIAGDVNPDRALELVTEHFQSARAGKLPPRERTALSPIEKSVEVTIEEDVQQAHLAVAWRAPNVSELDDSIALDVASLVIGQGASSRLHRRLVEETRLALNVGAGNYTQKDAGSFYVFATCEPRNVEKVRAIILEEIERLSRAPISADELAKAHLSLDRDFVYETESSGGMAGLFGYYAVVSQVSDVAAYRSRLQKTDALRVVEAVRSWLRPDRVATVRVLPQGTDLAKIEKPEERQAGSVQLQQESDSTSISRTKLDTGATLIVKQDPQSQVVAFQGMLYGGVRAATKAGLADLVARVAMKGTATRSAEALAQEIESAGLSLSVDANEDYISLSGKGLSGDLPRLLVLLRDVFYNAEFTQDEIDHERDRMLQEIRASRDQPSSVAFEQAHLALYPDHPYGFAGKIMERDLPGLTRKQVLDFYHSQFRPEYLTLSVVGDVNTREVAAMVSDLFPAQSAKAPIRLLWPKPQQELKKPATIRIPKETAQTWVVRGYLVPGIESEDYATLKVISSLLGHGLSGRLFVNLRERRGLAYTTSAIYESQADPTGFFIYIGTDPKNTKAVREGFDVEMARLSEEPVSDQELAEAKSKFVGAFDLSHEGNSSQAFYLSFYELMGRGFQFDENYPELIEKVSAEDIQRIAKKYLAAPDVETIVGPAAMIDPEAKLPGLSDIETKPENSHRSAEPSER, encoded by the coding sequence GTGATCAAAAACACCTTGTACCGCGCCCTCATCGCGCTGCTGGCGCTTCCCCTGCTGAGCGGCTGCCTGTCGAGCATCAACACCCCCGGACCGATCGGAGAGGGCGATCCGAGCCCCGGCCAGCGCCCCGACTGGGCCCGGCAGCTTCCGGCCCACACCCATGCCTACGAACTGAGCAACGGGCTCCGGCTCGTTGTTTTCGAAAACCACGCCAGCGAGATCGTCACCATGGACACCTGGGTGGGCGTGGGATCGGCCGACGAAGTCGACGCCAACAACGGCGTCTCCCACTTCCTCGAGCACCTGCTCTTCAAGGGAACCGAGCGCTTTGGCCCGCGCGAGCTCGACCGCCGCCTGGAATCGCTTGGCGCGCGCATCAACGCCGCAACCAGCGACGATTACACCCACTACTACGTCACCGTCTCGAGCAAGCACTTCGAGCAGGCGCTCGACATGCATGCCGACATGATGCTCAACGCCGCGTTGCCGCCCGACGAGATCGACCACGAACGCAAGGTCGTGATCGAGGAGATCAACCGCGCCAACGACAACCCGCGCCGCAAGCTCTACATCGCCATGCAGGAGAAACTCTTTGCCGGGCATCCCTATCACCGCGATACGCTGGGCCCGCCCTCGAACATTGCGGAGATCCCGCGCGAGGACATCGTCGGCTACTACCAGAAGTGGTACGTGCCCGAGAACATGACCGTCGTGATCGCCGGTGACGTCAACCCCGACCGCGCGCTCGAACTGGTGACCGAGCATTTCCAGAGCGCGCGGGCCGGCAAGCTGCCGCCGCGCGAGCGCACCGCATTGAGTCCGATCGAGAAGTCGGTCGAAGTCACAATTGAAGAAGACGTGCAGCAGGCCCACCTCGCCGTTGCCTGGCGCGCGCCCAACGTCTCCGAGCTCGATGACTCCATCGCACTCGACGTCGCCAGCCTGGTGATCGGCCAGGGTGCAAGCTCGCGGCTGCACCGCCGCCTGGTGGAAGAGACGCGCCTGGCGCTCAACGTCGGCGCCGGCAACTACACCCAGAAAGATGCCGGATCCTTCTACGTCTTTGCCACCTGCGAACCCAGGAACGTAGAGAAGGTACGCGCCATCATTCTCGAAGAGATCGAGCGCCTCTCGCGCGCTCCCATCAGCGCCGACGAGCTGGCCAAAGCCCATCTCTCCCTCGATCGCGACTTCGTCTACGAGACCGAATCCTCCGGCGGCATGGCCGGTCTGTTCGGCTACTACGCCGTGGTGTCCCAGGTCTCCGACGTGGCCGCCTACCGCAGTCGCCTGCAGAAGACCGATGCGCTGCGCGTGGTGGAAGCCGTGCGTAGCTGGCTGCGCCCCGACCGCGTTGCAACGGTGCGGGTGCTTCCCCAGGGAACGGATCTGGCGAAGATCGAAAAACCCGAAGAGCGCCAGGCCGGCAGCGTTCAGCTTCAGCAGGAATCGGATTCCACCAGCATCTCCCGCACCAAGCTCGATACCGGCGCAACGCTGATCGTCAAGCAGGACCCCCAGAGCCAGGTCGTCGCGTTCCAGGGGATGCTCTATGGCGGCGTCCGCGCCGCGACGAAGGCCGGGCTCGCGGACCTGGTCGCCCGCGTGGCGATGAAGGGAACGGCCACCCGCAGCGCAGAGGCGCTGGCCCAGGAGATCGAGAGCGCGGGCCTTTCCCTCTCGGTCGATGCCAACGAGGACTACATCTCGCTGAGCGGCAAGGGCCTGAGCGGCGACCTGCCGCGGCTGCTCGTGCTGCTGCGCGACGTGTTCTACAACGCCGAATTCACACAGGACGAAATCGACCACGAGCGCGACCGCATGCTGCAGGAGATCCGCGCCTCGCGCGACCAGCCCAGCAGTGTCGCGTTCGAGCAGGCCCACCTGGCCCTCTACCCCGATCACCCCTACGGGTTTGCGGGCAAGATCATGGAGCGCGACCTGCCGGGTCTGACCCGCAAGCAGGTTCTGGACTTCTACCACTCCCAGTTCCGTCCGGAATATCTGACCCTCTCCGTGGTCGGGGACGTCAACACGCGCGAAGTTGCCGCAATGGTGAGTGACCTGTTCCCCGCGCAGTCCGCCAAGGCGCCGATTCGGTTGCTCTGGCCCAAGCCCCAGCAGGAGCTGAAAAAGCCGGCCACCATCCGTATCCCCAAGGAAACAGCGCAGACCTGGGTCGTTCGCGGCTACCTGGTGCCGGGCATCGAGTCCGAAGACTACGCCACGCTCAAGGTGATTTCTTCGCTGCTCGGCCACGGCCTCTCGGGCCGGCTGTTCGTGAACCTGCGAGAGCGCCGCGGCCTCGCCTACACGACGAGTGCGATCTACGAATCACAGGCCGACCCCACGGGTTTCTTCATCTACATCGGCACCGATCCCAAAAACACGAAGGCCGTGCGCGAGGGATTCGATGTGGAGATGGCGCGCCTCAGTGAAGAACCGGTTTCCGATCAGGAACTGGCCGAGGCCAAGAGCAAGTTCGTCGGCGCCTTCGATCTCAGCCACGAAGGCAACTCCAGCCAGGCGTTCTATCTCTCGTTTTATGAGCTGATGGGTCGCGGCTTCCAGTTCGATGAGAACTATCCCGAGCTGATCGAGAAAGTCAGCGCCGAGGACATCCAGCGCATCGCGAAAAAGTATCTTGCCGCACCCGACGTTGAGACAATCGTGGGCCCGGCCGCGATGATCGATCCGGAAGCAAAGCTGCCAGGGCTCTCGGACATCGAGACCAAGCCGGAGAACTCCCACCGCTCGGCCGAACCATCCGAACGCTAG